One Brassica napus cultivar Da-Ae chromosome C4, Da-Ae, whole genome shotgun sequence genomic region harbors:
- the LOC106395216 gene encoding probable leucine-rich repeat receptor-like protein kinase At2g28990 translates to MKIHLLLVIIGTYAAIVLAQTQEGFISLDCGLPIEESPYDNEFNGLTFTSDSTFIQTGKSGKRNCYSLDVKPDTKYLIAVSSVYGNYDGLNLDPNFDIYIGPNKWISINLKGRPNGTLDEIIHKSMSNSLDICLVKTGTTSPIISAIEIRPLRDNTYVSQSGSLRLSFRVYLNNSDGFIRYPDDVRDRIWNPFFGSSYSQITTNLNINNSKAYEVPKTALQSAATPRNASGPLVITWNPKPSNAQVYLYMHFAEIQTLEANEIREFDVILKGNFNHSGFSPTKLKVFTLFTEVPMQCDSGGCRLELVRTPKSTLPPLINALEAYTVIEFPKLETSPSDVDAIKNIKVTYRLSKISWHGDPCLPKDWSWENLRCSYVDLSTPPQIVSLNLSESGLTGSIALALQNLTQLQELDLSNNNLTGPVPSFLASMKSLTLINFSGNNLNGSVPQALLDRVTEGLVLKLDGNPDLCKTSLCNPEKQKKKFLIPAFASAASLLAIPVVVALIFVFRKKKLPSGTS, encoded by the exons ATGAAGATTCATCTTTTGTTGGTCATCATTGGAACCTATGCCGCTATAGTTTTAGCCCAGACACAAGAAG gATTCATCAGTTTGGATTGTGGATTACCTATTGAAGAATCTCCTTACGATAATGAATTCAATGGATTGACATTCACATCGGATTCCACATTCATCCAAACAGGGAAAAGTG GAAAGCGCAATTGTTATAGTCTAGATGTCAAGCCTGACACAAAATATCTCATCGCAGTTAGCTCCGTATATGGGAATTATGATGGTCTTAATCTTGATCCAAACTTTGATATCTATATTGGTCCTAATAAGTGGATAAGTATAAATTTGAAAGGAAGACCAAATGGTACTCTAGATGAGATCATACACAAATCTATGTCAAACTCTTTGGATATATGTCTTGTTAAGACAGGAACAACGTCGCCAATAATTTCAGCCATCGAAATACGGCCACTCAGGGACAATACTTATGTTAGCCAATCTGGTTCACTGAGGCTGTCTTTCCGGGTGTATCTTAACAATTCCGATGGATTTATAAG GTACCCTGATGATGTTCGTGATCGTATTTGGAATCCATTTTTTGGTTCTTCATATTCACAAATAACAACCAATCTCAACATAAACAATTCAAAGGCATATGAGGTACCAAAAACTGCACTCCAGAGTGCTGCCACGCCTAGAAACGCCAGTGGACCGCTGGTCATCACTTGGAATCCCAAACCCTCTAATGCTCAAGTGTACTTGTACATGCACTTCGCCGAGATTCAAACCCTTGAGGCCAACGAGATCAGAGAATTTGACGTTATCTTGAAAGGGAACTTTAATCATTCAGGTTTTAGCCCTACCAAGTTAAAGGTATTTACATTATTCACAGAAGTACCTATGCAATGTGATTCGGGAGGTTGCCGTTTAGAGCTTGTAAGAACTCCAAAGTCAACTCTTCCACCTCTGATTAATGCTCTCGAAGCTTACACGGTTATCGAATTCCCAAAATTGGAAACAAGCCCAAGTGATG TTGACGCTATCAAGAACATCAAAGTTACTTATCGACTGAGTAAAATCAGTTGGCACGGAGATCCGTGTCTCCCTAAAGATTGGTCGTGGGAAAATCTTAGATGCAGTTACGTAGATCTCTCCACTCCACCACAAATTGTTTCCTT AAACTTGTCAGAAAGTGGATTAACTGGTAGCATAGCTCTAGCTTTACAGAATCTCACACAATTACAAGAACT GGACTTATCGAACAACAATTTGACTGGACCAGTGCCTAGTTTTCTTGCCAGCATGAAATCGCTGACCTTGAT AAACTTCAGTGGGAACAATCTCAACGGTTCAGTTCCTCAGGCTCTTCTTGATAGAGTAACGGAAGGACTTGTATTAAA ACTTGATGGAAATCCAGATTTGTGCAAAACTAGTTTATGCAATCCAGAAAAGCAGAAAAAGAAATTCTTGATACCTGCTTTTGCATCAGCTGCCTCTCTGCTTGCTATACCGGTTGTGGTGgctcttatttttgttttccgAAAGAAAAAACTGCCTTCAGGTACGTCTTGA